One Tamlana carrageenivorans genomic region harbors:
- a CDS encoding 3-hydroxyacyl-ACP dehydratase, translating into MQLKDFYTVKDLSVDGQLATAQITINSKHDIFKGHFPGNPVTPGVCMMQIIKELTEQVVEKHLFMTTSSNIKFMSIIDPEKTPDLVLQLDISETEEGYRVKNTTRFDDTIALKLSSNYKVISKS; encoded by the coding sequence ATGCAATTAAAAGATTTTTATACGGTAAAGGACTTGTCGGTAGACGGGCAACTAGCTACGGCACAAATTACCATAAATAGCAAACACGATATTTTTAAAGGACATTTTCCAGGCAACCCCGTAACTCCAGGTGTTTGCATGATGCAAATCATAAAGGAATTAACAGAGCAGGTGGTAGAAAAGCACTTGTTTATGACGACTTCTAGCAATATAAAATTTATGTCTATTATTGATCCTGAGAAAACCCCAGATTTGGTGTTGCAATTGGATATTTCTGAAACAGAAGAAGGGTATAGGGTTAAAAATACGACACGATTTGATGATACTATAGCTTTAAAATTATCGAGTAACTATAAAGTCATTTCCAAGTCATGA
- a CDS encoding alpha/beta fold hydrolase yields the protein MLLSQESKTINRWFYYTVWNASSTMWYPNINALSKTHRIYVIDFLMESGKSTLTTEALSKDEIVNWYQSIFNYYQLKNFDIVAASRGGWTATLLALEDRNNINKIALLSPVQTFQYIDEPTKTSKALFLKLFPSKNQFKKTLEVFSINPNKIKSVYKKQFYLANKYAKSNTSLLQMQPFSDDELKSISTPVLVLIGDKDVINSEESIEKAKTNLKNSTTKIIKEAGHFLSIDQSETVNKTIASFLKT from the coding sequence ATGTTATTATCTCAGGAATCAAAAACAATAAACCGTTGGTTTTATTACACGGTATGGAATGCCAGCTCAACCATGTGGTACCCTAACATTAATGCTTTATCTAAAACACACCGCATTTATGTTATAGATTTTTTAATGGAGTCGGGAAAATCTACTTTAACCACAGAAGCCTTATCTAAAGACGAAATTGTGAATTGGTACCAAAGCATTTTCAACTACTACCAATTGAAAAATTTTGATATCGTTGCAGCATCTCGAGGCGGGTGGACCGCAACTTTATTAGCGCTAGAAGACCGTAATAACATAAACAAAATAGCCTTGTTGAGCCCTGTGCAAACTTTTCAATATATAGACGAACCCACTAAAACATCAAAAGCCCTATTTTTAAAACTTTTTCCTAGTAAAAACCAGTTTAAAAAGACTTTAGAAGTGTTCTCTATAAATCCGAATAAGATCAAATCTGTTTATAAAAAGCAATTTTATTTAGCCAATAAATATGCTAAATCAAATACAAGTTTACTTCAAATGCAACCTTTTTCAGATGATGAGCTAAAATCAATTAGCACCCCTGTACTTGTTTTAATTGGAGATAAAGATGTTATTAATTCTGAAGAAAGTATTGAAAAAGCTAAAACAAACTTAAAAAATAGCACCACAAAAATTATTAAGGAGGCTGGTCATTTTTTAAGTATTGATCAGTCTGAAACTGTAAACAAAACAATAGCTTCGTTTCTTAAAACTTAA
- the rpe gene encoding ribulose-phosphate 3-epimerase, giving the protein MSSKLIAPSVLAADFANLQRDIEMVNDSDADWFHIDIMDGVFVPNISFGMPVLQAISKHAKKTIDVHLMIVDPDRYIKTFAELGSNILTVHYEACTHLHRTLQAIKAEGMKAGVALNPHTNVNVLEDVIQDIDLVCIMSVNPGFGGQSFIENTYKKVKQLKELIITRGANTLIEIDGGVTNKNAKALTDAGADVLVAGSYVFKSSTQIETIKDLKAIANS; this is encoded by the coding sequence ATGAGTTCTAAATTAATTGCTCCATCGGTTTTAGCGGCAGATTTTGCCAACCTTCAACGCGATATAGAAATGGTAAATGATAGTGATGCCGATTGGTTTCACATCGATATTATGGATGGTGTATTTGTGCCTAACATCTCCTTTGGAATGCCTGTTTTACAAGCTATTTCTAAACATGCAAAAAAAACAATTGATGTGCACTTAATGATTGTGGACCCTGATCGCTATATTAAAACTTTTGCGGAATTAGGTAGTAATATTTTAACTGTACACTACGAAGCTTGCACGCACTTACACAGAACCCTACAAGCTATTAAAGCAGAAGGCATGAAGGCTGGTGTTGCACTTAACCCACATACAAACGTTAACGTTTTAGAGGATGTTATTCAAGATATTGATTTGGTATGTATTATGAGTGTGAATCCTGGTTTTGGCGGCCAAAGTTTTATTGAGAACACTTATAAAAAAGTAAAACAATTAAAAGAACTAATTATAACTAGAGGTGCTAACACCTTAATAGAAATTGATGGTGGTGTGACCAACAAAAACGCGAAAGCATTAACAGATGCTGGTGCTGATGTGTTAGTTGCTGGGAGCTATGTTTTTAAAAGCAGTACACAAATTGAAACCATTAAAGACCTAAAGGCCATAGCTAATTCTTAA
- a CDS encoding BLUF domain-containing protein yields MLKTICYISDSNRDVTINNLNELYSAAKANNSKNHITGVLVYKNHNFLQVLEGAQELVDETFERIKNDSRHNNIFKVISTSIEGRIFEDYNFGFTVIDDKKELKNLYEYLEWLKLGHNKLANEVIGMVENFIEN; encoded by the coding sequence ATGCTTAAAACCATATGCTACATTAGCGATTCAAATAGAGATGTTACTATCAACAACCTAAATGAATTATACTCAGCAGCTAAGGCTAATAATTCTAAAAATCATATTACAGGTGTATTGGTGTATAAAAACCATAATTTTTTACAGGTTCTAGAAGGCGCTCAAGAATTAGTGGATGAAACTTTCGAACGCATAAAGAATGATTCGCGCCATAATAATATTTTTAAAGTCATAAGCACCAGTATTGAAGGGCGAATTTTTGAAGATTATAATTTCGGATTTACAGTGATTGATGATAAAAAAGAACTTAAAAACCTCTATGAATATTTAGAATGGTTGAAACTAGGACACAACAAACTCGCCAATGAAGTTATTGGTATGGTCGAAAATTTTATTGAAAACTAG
- a CDS encoding sigma-70 family RNA polymerase sigma factor, producing MRQLKITKQVTNRETASLDKYLQEIGKVDLITADEEVELAQRIKAGDQVALEKLTKANLRFVVSVAKQYQNQGLTLPDLINEGNLGLIKAAQRFDETRGFKFISYAVWWIRQSILQALAEQSRIVRLPLNKIGSINKINKTFAFLEQSHERPPSAEEIAKELDMTINDVKESMKNSGRHVSMDAPLVEGEDSNLYDVLNSGESPNPDKELLHESLRTEIERALETLTPREADVIRLYFGLGNQHPMTLEEIGETFDLTRERVRQIKEKAIRRLKHTSRSKILKTYLG from the coding sequence ATGAGACAGCTAAAAATTACGAAGCAGGTTACTAATAGAGAAACAGCTTCGTTAGATAAATATTTGCAAGAAATTGGTAAAGTAGATTTAATTACTGCCGATGAAGAAGTAGAATTAGCACAGCGTATTAAAGCTGGTGATCAAGTTGCTTTAGAAAAATTAACAAAGGCTAATTTACGTTTCGTTGTTTCGGTTGCAAAACAATACCAAAATCAGGGTTTAACTTTACCAGATTTAATTAATGAAGGGAATCTAGGTTTGATTAAAGCGGCCCAACGTTTTGATGAAACACGTGGTTTTAAATTTATTTCTTATGCTGTATGGTGGATTCGTCAATCGATTCTTCAAGCTTTAGCTGAACAATCACGTATTGTACGTTTACCTTTAAACAAAATTGGATCTATTAATAAAATTAATAAAACATTTGCTTTCTTAGAGCAAAGTCATGAACGCCCACCTTCTGCCGAAGAAATTGCAAAAGAATTGGATATGACAATTAATGATGTTAAGGAGTCGATGAAAAACTCTGGCCGTCACGTCAGTATGGATGCACCTTTAGTAGAAGGTGAAGATTCAAACTTATATGATGTATTAAACAGTGGAGAATCTCCAAATCCTGATAAAGAGTTGTTACATGAGTCTTTACGCACAGAAATTGAGCGTGCTTTAGAAACCTTAACACCTCGTGAAGCAGACGTTATTCGTTTATACTTTGGACTAGGAAATCAACACCCGATGACCTTAGAAGAAATTGGTGAAACTTTTGATTTAACCCGTGAACGTGTTAGACAGATTAAAGAAAAAGCCATTAGACGATTAAAACACACCTCTAGGAGTAAAATTTTAAAGACTTATTTAGGTTAG
- a CDS encoding glycosyltransferase, translating to MERSQKLNSKQTQNTYSNKDTLLQHCISNTKNFISNKTGRTWGFLVLASTFLLMANAVYLFYLLQSDFYDFNIQQSSSSLGMIFLAICTGLLVFKLSFFIYTLYKYFCYKPIASVSDEELPTCTVIVPAYNEGKQVWDTLISLAESDFPENKLQLLAIDDGSKDDTWEWMLKAKNMLGDRLEIYQQPKNKGKRHALYHGFNQGSGEIFVTVDSDSIVNKDTIRLLVSPFVNNEKCGAVAGNIRVLNNKKALLPKMLDVSFVLSFEFVRSAESTLNSVLCTPGALAAYRSSAVFACLPEWINQTFMGKPSDIGEDRALTNMILKQGKHVLFQRNAYAYTKVPEKYKGLYKMFIRWGRSNVRENIEMSKYVFTNFKKESKIGTRLLFLSQSSEIIMTYPFLIFMLFFVISQPLLFISSTLVSTLIISTFSMLFYAKRYKVSDSFWAYTYSVLYTFGLFWITPYAIATASKSGWLTRELAVKK from the coding sequence ATGGAAAGATCTCAAAAACTGAACTCAAAACAAACACAAAATACGTATTCAAATAAAGATACATTACTACAGCACTGTATTTCAAACACAAAGAATTTTATCTCAAACAAAACAGGAAGAACATGGGGTTTTCTAGTATTGGCAAGCACCTTCTTATTAATGGCAAATGCTGTTTACCTCTTTTACTTATTACAAAGTGATTTTTATGATTTTAACATACAACAATCATCTTCGTCATTAGGTATGATTTTCTTGGCTATCTGTACGGGACTGCTCGTTTTTAAATTGAGTTTTTTCATATATACCTTATATAAATATTTTTGCTACAAGCCGATTGCATCGGTTTCAGATGAAGAGCTTCCAACTTGTACTGTAATCGTGCCAGCCTACAATGAGGGCAAACAGGTATGGGATACGTTAATCAGTTTAGCAGAGAGTGATTTCCCTGAAAACAAGTTGCAATTATTAGCTATTGATGATGGCAGTAAAGATGATACCTGGGAATGGATGCTTAAAGCAAAAAACATGTTAGGTGATCGTTTAGAAATTTATCAACAACCTAAAAATAAAGGAAAGCGTCATGCTCTATACCATGGTTTTAACCAAGGATCTGGTGAGATATTTGTTACCGTAGATAGCGATTCCATTGTAAACAAGGATACCATTAGACTTTTAGTAAGTCCTTTTGTAAACAATGAAAAATGTGGTGCTGTTGCTGGAAATATTCGAGTTCTAAATAATAAGAAAGCCTTACTACCAAAGATGCTTGATGTTAGTTTTGTTTTAAGCTTTGAATTTGTAAGATCGGCAGAAAGCACCCTTAACTCGGTACTTTGCACCCCGGGAGCACTTGCTGCTTACAGAAGTTCGGCTGTATTTGCGTGCCTTCCAGAGTGGATTAATCAAACTTTTATGGGCAAGCCTTCAGACATCGGTGAGGATCGTGCTTTAACCAACATGATTTTAAAACAAGGCAAACATGTCTTGTTTCAAAGAAATGCTTATGCATATACTAAAGTACCAGAAAAATATAAAGGTCTTTACAAGATGTTTATTAGATGGGGCCGTAGTAATGTTCGCGAAAACATAGAAATGTCTAAATATGTATTCACAAACTTTAAAAAAGAATCTAAAATCGGTACAAGATTATTATTTCTTAGTCAGTCGTCAGAAATTATAATGACTTATCCGTTCCTCATTTTTATGTTATTTTTTGTGATCTCACAGCCATTACTTTTTATTAGCTCAACTTTAGTAAGCACCTTAATTATTTCGACTTTCTCGATGTTATTTTACGCTAAACGCTATAAGGTTTCTGACTCATTCTGGGCATATACATACAGCGTGCTATATACCTTTGGCTTATTTTGGATTACGCCTTACGCTATTGCAACGGCAAGTAAAAGCGGCTGGCTAACACGTGAATTGGCTGTAAAAAAGTAA
- a CDS encoding helix-turn-helix transcriptional regulator, with protein MKFTENTLKNNELNRLLSTNYLSLDTKNQFLEQTNRRLEKLIGDDRKNTTRQLQKLSDSIEKHLKDEYQYQLFKVHFEEVHPLFYKRLLEIDNSFSDGNLKLASFIKMGFNNSEISFFLNVSLAAVKKGIQRMKQKLNIPPHESLREFIFKI; from the coding sequence TTGAAGTTTACCGAAAACACCCTTAAAAACAATGAACTGAATCGGTTATTAAGTACCAACTACCTCTCTTTGGATACCAAAAATCAATTTTTAGAGCAGACGAATAGGCGTTTAGAAAAGTTAATTGGAGATGATAGAAAAAACACGACCCGACAACTCCAAAAGTTAAGTGATTCTATTGAAAAGCATCTTAAAGACGAATATCAATATCAATTGTTTAAAGTTCATTTTGAAGAAGTTCACCCGCTATTTTATAAGCGTTTATTGGAAATTGATAACTCTTTCTCTGATGGCAATTTAAAATTGGCATCTTTTATTAAGATGGGTTTTAATAATTCTGAAATCTCTTTCTTTTTAAATGTATCATTGGCGGCTGTAAAAAAAGGGATTCAAAGAATGAAGCAAAAATTAAATATTCCGCCTCACGAATCCCTAAGAGAATTTATATTTAAAATTTAG
- a CDS encoding polyribonucleotide nucleotidyltransferase, with translation MIPQVFKEVIDLGDGREISIETGKLAKQAHGSVVVQSGKCMLLCTVVSNYKSSDVDFLPLTVDYREKFAAAGRYPGGFFKREARPSDGEVLTMRLVDRVLRPLFPKDYHSETQVMIQLMSHDPEVMPDAMAGLAASAAIQLSDFPFECPISEVRVGRINGEFIINPSYTQLAESDIDMVIGASADSVMMVEGEMDEISEEEMTEAIKFAHEAIKVQCEAQVKLAKAFGKKDTREYEPEREDAELAQKIHDMAYDKVYAVAKAGSSKHERSAAFAEIKEEIIASFSEEELEDFGGLISKYYSKAEKTAVRDLTLNEGLRLDGRKTTDIRPIWCEVDYLPSTHGSSIFTRGETQALATVTLGTSREANQIDMPSFEGEERFYLHYNFPPFSTGEARPIRGTSRREVGHGNLAQRALKGMVPEDCPYTVRVVSEILESNGSSSMATVCAGTMAMMDAGVQLKKPVSGIAMGLISDADSGKYAVLSDILGDEDHLGDMDFKVTGTADGITACQMDIKVKGLSYEILVNALKQARDGRLHILGKITETISTPNAEVKDHAPTMITRRIPNEFIGALIGPGGKVIQELQKETDTTIVINEDPVTEEGIVEVLGVGSKGIDAVNAKIDALMFKPEVGKVYQVKVIKMLDFGAVVEYTEAPGNEVLLHVSELAWERTENVTDVVNMGDVFDVKYFGVDPRTRKEKVSRKAILPKPEGYVARPPRDDKRSGGRDNRGNDNRGRDNRRDDRKPKGDR, from the coding sequence ATGATTCCACAAGTTTTTAAAGAGGTCATAGACCTAGGGGACGGTAGAGAAATCTCTATTGAAACTGGAAAATTAGCAAAACAGGCACATGGCTCTGTTGTTGTTCAATCAGGAAAATGTATGTTGTTATGTACAGTTGTTTCCAATTACAAATCTTCAGATGTAGACTTTTTACCGCTAACAGTTGATTATCGTGAAAAATTTGCTGCTGCAGGACGCTATCCAGGTGGTTTCTTCAAAAGAGAAGCACGCCCAAGTGATGGTGAAGTATTAACGATGCGTTTAGTGGATCGTGTTTTACGTCCGTTATTCCCAAAAGATTACCATTCAGAAACTCAGGTAATGATTCAATTAATGTCTCATGATCCAGAAGTTATGCCTGATGCGATGGCTGGTTTAGCGGCATCAGCTGCAATTCAATTGTCAGATTTCCCTTTTGAATGCCCTATTTCTGAAGTAAGAGTAGGTAGAATCAATGGAGAATTCATTATTAACCCTTCTTATACTCAACTTGCAGAAAGTGATATCGATATGGTTATCGGTGCATCAGCAGACTCTGTAATGATGGTTGAAGGTGAAATGGATGAAATTTCTGAAGAAGAAATGACCGAAGCTATCAAATTTGCACACGAAGCGATCAAAGTGCAATGTGAAGCCCAAGTAAAATTGGCTAAAGCTTTTGGTAAAAAAGATACGCGCGAATATGAGCCAGAACGTGAAGATGCTGAATTAGCACAAAAAATTCATGATATGGCATATGATAAAGTTTATGCTGTAGCCAAAGCTGGATCTTCAAAACATGAAAGAAGTGCTGCATTTGCAGAAATAAAAGAAGAAATAATCGCTTCATTTTCGGAAGAAGAATTAGAAGATTTTGGAGGATTAATCTCTAAATATTACAGCAAAGCTGAAAAAACTGCTGTAAGAGATTTAACTTTAAATGAAGGCTTACGTTTAGATGGTCGTAAAACAACAGACATCAGACCAATTTGGTGTGAAGTAGATTATTTACCATCAACGCATGGTTCTTCTATATTTACACGTGGGGAAACTCAAGCTTTAGCAACCGTTACTTTAGGAACTTCTAGAGAAGCTAATCAAATAGATATGCCATCTTTTGAAGGTGAAGAGCGTTTCTATTTACACTATAACTTCCCTCCTTTTTCTACAGGTGAAGCAAGACCAATTCGTGGAACATCTCGTCGTGAGGTAGGACATGGTAACTTAGCGCAACGTGCCTTAAAAGGTATGGTTCCTGAAGATTGTCCTTACACCGTAAGAGTAGTTTCTGAAATCTTAGAATCTAATGGTTCTTCTTCTATGGCTACAGTTTGTGCTGGTACTATGGCTATGATGGATGCAGGTGTACAATTAAAGAAACCTGTTTCTGGTATCGCTATGGGATTAATTTCTGATGCAGATTCTGGAAAATATGCTGTTTTATCTGATATTTTAGGTGATGAAGATCATTTAGGAGACATGGATTTTAAAGTTACAGGTACTGCCGATGGTATTACCGCATGTCAAATGGATATTAAAGTAAAAGGACTTTCTTATGAAATTCTTGTTAATGCTTTAAAACAAGCCAGAGATGGTCGTTTACATATTTTAGGAAAAATAACGGAGACTATTTCAACTCCTAATGCAGAAGTTAAAGATCACGCTCCAACGATGATTACACGTCGTATTCCTAATGAATTTATCGGTGCTCTAATCGGACCTGGTGGAAAGGTAATTCAAGAATTACAAAAAGAAACTGATACTACAATTGTAATTAATGAAGATCCTGTTACCGAAGAAGGTATTGTTGAAGTTCTTGGTGTAGGTAGTAAAGGTATTGATGCCGTTAATGCTAAAATCGATGCTTTAATGTTTAAGCCAGAAGTAGGCAAGGTTTACCAAGTTAAAGTTATTAAAATGCTTGATTTTGGTGCTGTTGTAGAATATACGGAAGCTCCAGGAAATGAGGTTTTATTACACGTAAGTGAATTAGCTTGGGAACGTACTGAAAACGTAACCGATGTGGTTAATATGGGTGACGTCTTTGATGTGAAATACTTTGGTGTAGACCCAAGAACGCGTAAAGAGAAAGTATCTCGTAAAGCTATTTTACCAAAACCAGAAGGTTATGTAGCAAGACCACCAAGAGACGATAAACGTTCAGGTGGACGTGATAACAGAGGTAATGATAATCGCGGACGTGATAATCGTCGTGACGATAGAAAACCTAAAGGAGACAGATAA
- the rpsO gene encoding 30S ribosomal protein S15 gives MYLAKEAKEELFAKHGKGKNDTGSAEGQIALFTHRINHLTEHLKKNRKDYNTERSLVKLVGKRRSLLDYLTKKDILRYRAIVKELGLRK, from the coding sequence ATGTATTTAGCAAAAGAAGCAAAGGAAGAACTTTTCGCAAAACACGGTAAAGGAAAAAACGATACTGGTTCTGCAGAAGGTCAAATCGCGTTATTCACGCACAGAATTAATCACTTAACAGAGCACTTAAAAAAGAATCGTAAAGATTATAATACTGAGCGTTCGTTAGTAAAATTAGTAGGTAAGCGTAGATCTTTACTAGATTACTTAACTAAGAAAGATATCTTAAGATATCGTGCCATAGTAAAAGAACTAGGATTAAGAAAATAA
- a CDS encoding sensor histidine kinase → MKALFSHNNFPDTYDSLERIFNNTYNGIAILTLDGDWIKVNDSVCELFGYSRQELFNMNIENVIFREDLGVHQVKYEHLLQGKISRYRVRQRYFHKDGSIIWVLISVSLIVNADGTPGQMIWQFSDITNRKRNQDKLKLMLRVVREQNERLTAFAEIITHNLRSHSGNLSTIKGFLEEEFSWLAGNENFELLSNAVDNLEETVSHLTEVAKIKPVASSEIKHLNLFDYVDKAIYTVAAFAKNTNTTIINNVDEDLTIKAIPAYLDSIILNFLTNAMKYRAENRMPQIELSTTNEAEFVILKIKDNGKGIDLEKYGDKLFQMYKTFHYNKDAIGIGLFITKNHIESLGGHVKVDSEVGKGTVFSIFFKSA, encoded by the coding sequence ATGAAGGCTCTATTTTCTCACAACAACTTTCCAGATACTTACGATTCTTTAGAAAGAATCTTTAATAATACTTATAATGGTATCGCTATCCTTACTTTGGATGGGGATTGGATAAAAGTTAATGATAGTGTTTGTGAACTTTTTGGGTATTCTAGACAAGAGTTGTTCAACATGAACATTGAAAATGTTATTTTCCGGGAAGATCTAGGGGTGCATCAAGTTAAATATGAGCATTTACTTCAAGGGAAAATTAGTAGGTATCGGGTTAGGCAACGCTATTTTCATAAAGATGGTTCAATTATTTGGGTGCTAATATCGGTTTCGCTAATTGTAAATGCCGATGGTACTCCTGGTCAAATGATTTGGCAGTTTTCTGACATTACCAACCGAAAGAGAAATCAAGATAAGTTAAAATTAATGTTGCGTGTTGTTCGAGAACAAAATGAACGACTAACAGCTTTTGCCGAAATTATTACCCATAATTTAAGGTCGCATTCTGGAAATTTATCGACTATTAAAGGGTTTTTGGAGGAAGAATTTAGCTGGTTAGCCGGGAATGAAAATTTTGAACTCTTATCAAACGCCGTGGATAATCTGGAAGAAACCGTATCACATTTAACCGAAGTGGCTAAAATAAAGCCTGTGGCATCAAGTGAGATTAAACATTTAAACCTATTCGATTATGTCGATAAGGCTATTTATACCGTAGCCGCTTTTGCCAAAAACACGAATACGACTATTATTAATAATGTAGATGAAGATTTGACTATTAAAGCAATACCTGCCTATTTAGATAGTATTATTTTAAATTTTTTAACTAATGCAATGAAATATAGAGCTGAAAATAGGATGCCTCAAATTGAATTGAGCACAACGAATGAAGCAGAGTTTGTCATTTTAAAAATAAAGGACAATGGTAAGGGCATAGATTTAGAAAAATACGGCGATAAGCTATTTCAAATGTATAAAACCTTTCACTACAATAAAGACGCTATTGGTATTGGATTGTTTATAACTAAAAATCACATAGAATCTTTAGGTGGGCATGTTAAGGTTGATAGCGAAGTGGGTAAAGGGACTGTCTTTTCTATATTTTTTAAAAGTGCATAA
- the accD gene encoding acetyl-CoA carboxylase, carboxyltransferase subunit beta, which yields MTWFKRTTKGITTTTEEKKDTPKGLWYKSPTGKIVDTEELEKNFYVSPEDGYHVRIGSKEYFEILFDDNTFKELDANLESKDPLKFEDTKKYPERLKSAQNKTNLKDAVRTAVGKSKGKDLVVACMDFAFIGGSMGSVVGEKIARAADYSLKNNIPLMVISKSGGARMMEAALSLMQLAKTSVKLAQLADAGIPYISLCTDPTTGGITASFAMLGDINIAEPGALIGFAGPRIVKDTTGKDLPDGFQTSEFLLEHGFLDFISQRKELKNKVNQYLDLVLNQPLRA from the coding sequence ATGACTTGGTTTAAAAGAACAACAAAAGGTATCACCACCACTACCGAAGAGAAAAAAGACACACCTAAAGGTCTTTGGTACAAATCTCCAACAGGTAAAATTGTAGATACCGAAGAACTAGAGAAAAACTTCTATGTAAGTCCAGAAGATGGTTACCATGTAAGAATAGGAAGTAAAGAATATTTCGAAATCCTTTTTGACGATAATACCTTTAAAGAGCTTGATGCTAACTTAGAATCTAAAGACCCTTTAAAATTCGAGGATACCAAAAAGTATCCAGAGCGTTTAAAATCAGCTCAAAATAAAACCAACTTAAAAGACGCCGTTAGAACCGCTGTGGGTAAATCTAAAGGTAAAGATTTAGTTGTTGCCTGTATGGATTTCGCTTTTATAGGGGGATCTATGGGTAGTGTTGTTGGCGAAAAAATTGCTAGAGCGGCAGATTATTCTCTAAAGAATAACATTCCGTTGATGGTTATTTCTAAATCCGGTGGAGCCCGTATGATGGAAGCTGCTTTATCCTTAATGCAGCTTGCAAAAACCTCTGTAAAACTAGCACAATTAGCCGATGCTGGAATACCTTACATATCACTTTGTACAGACCCTACTACGGGTGGAATTACTGCTTCTTTTGCCATGTTAGGTGATATTAATATTGCAGAACCAGGGGCCTTAATTGGCTTTGCAGGACCTAGAATTGTTAAAGACACTACTGGTAAAGATTTACCAGATGGCTTCCAAACTTCAGAGTTTTTACTAGAACACGGATTTTTAGATTTTATTAGCCAACGTAAAGAATTAAAAAATAAGGTAAATCAATATTTAGATTTAGTACTTAATCAACCTTTAAGAGCGTAA
- the fbaA gene encoding class II fructose-bisphosphate aldolase, with the protein MGHNIKPGVATGQEVQAIFKHAKDNNYALPAVNVIGSDTINGVLETARDLNAPVIIQFSNGGAQFNAGKGLSNDGQKAAIAGGVAGAKHVHTLAEAYGVPVILHTDHCAKKLLPWIDGLLDASEKHFAETGKPLFSSHMIDLSEEPIEENIAICKTYLERMSKMGMTLEIELGITGGEEDGVDNSDVDDSKLYTQPEEVAYAYEELSKVSSQFTIAAAFGNVHGVYKPGNVKLTPKILKNSQEYISKKYNVEHNHIDFVFHGGSGSTVEEIREGISYGVIKMNIDTDLQYAFMTGIRDYMGEKSEYLKSQIGNPDGDDSPNKKYYDPRVWLREGEKTFVARLKKAFEDLNNVNTL; encoded by the coding sequence ATGGGACACAATATTAAACCAGGAGTAGCTACAGGACAAGAAGTTCAAGCTATATTCAAACATGCAAAAGATAATAACTACGCACTTCCAGCTGTTAACGTTATAGGATCAGATACCATTAATGGTGTTTTAGAAACAGCTAGAGACTTGAACGCTCCTGTAATCATTCAGTTTTCAAATGGTGGTGCTCAATTTAATGCAGGTAAAGGTTTAAGTAACGACGGACAAAAAGCTGCTATTGCTGGTGGTGTTGCAGGTGCAAAACACGTTCATACCTTAGCGGAAGCATATGGTGTTCCTGTAATTTTACATACAGACCACTGTGCAAAGAAATTATTACCTTGGATTGATGGATTATTAGATGCTAGTGAAAAACATTTCGCTGAAACTGGAAAACCGCTTTTCAGCTCTCATATGATTGATTTATCTGAAGAACCTATTGAAGAAAACATTGCCATTTGCAAAACGTATTTAGAGCGTATGAGCAAGATGGGCATGACTTTAGAGATTGAGTTAGGTATTACTGGTGGTGAAGAAGATGGAGTTGATAATTCGGATGTAGATGATTCAAAATTATACACGCAGCCTGAAGAAGTTGCCTATGCTTATGAAGAACTAAGTAAAGTAAGTTCTCAATTTACAATTGCCGCTGCTTTTGGTAATGTTCACGGGGTTTACAAACCAGGAAACGTAAAGTTAACACCTAAAATTTTAAAGAATTCCCAAGAATACATTTCTAAAAAATACAATGTAGAACACAACCATATCGACTTTGTATTTCATGGTGGATCGGGTTCTACAGTAGAAGAAATTCGTGAAGGTATTAGCTATGGTGTAATTAAAATGAATATTGATACCGACTTGCAATACGCATTCATGACCGGTATTAGAGATTATATGGGAGAAAAATCGGAATACTTAAAATCTCAAATCGGAAACCCTGATGGGGATGACTCTCCAAATAAAAAATATTACGACCCAAGAGTTTGGCTTCGTGAAGGCGAAAAAACATTTGTAGCTCGTTTAAAAAAGGCTTTTGAAGATTTAAACAACGTAAATACTTTATAG